The genomic interval CCTGCGACAGCGGCTCCTCGTGGCCGTAGTAGTTCTCGAACTTGGTGGGCTCGCCCTTCTTCGCGGGCACCACGTCCGAGCGCAGCGTGCCCCGCTTCGCACACACCTCGCGAGACTCTCGCCGCAGCCCCGCGTCCTCGCTCATCCGCTCCGCGCAGATGTCGCGAGCCCCCGCCAGCGCCGCCGCCAGGTCCGGCACGTCCTTCTCCGCGTTGACGAACGCACGCACCTTCGCGTCCGCGTCCTCGCCGCGCTTGCCCTCCTGCTTCCACAGCAGGTCCGCCAGCGGCTCCAGACCGCGCTCGCGGGCGATGGCCGCGCGCGTGCGGCGCTTGGGACGGTACGGCAGATACAGGTCCTCCAGCTCGGTGCGTGTCTTCGCCGACTTGAGCGCCTTGGCCAGCTCCGGCGTCAACTTCCCCTGCTCCTCCACGGAGCGCAGAATCGTGTCGCGGCGCGAGTCCAGCTCCGCGCGCTCGGTGGCCCGGTCCAGGATGGTCTGGATTTGAACCTCGTCCAGCCCTCCGGTGACTTCCTTCCGGTAACGAGCGATGAAGGGAACGGTGGCTCCGTCGGCGTTCAGCGCCAGGGTGCGGTCCACCTGCTCGGGCTTGAGACCCAGCTCCTGTGACAGCTCAGCGGCGTAGGCGTGCATGACGCCGCTTCTATAACCCGGCCCCCACGCGGCTCCCAGCGCACGTCACCCGCGCTGACGCCCCGTCCACTCCGAGCGCAACAGGCCCCAGAATTGCTGGTCCTTGCGCTCACCTCTCAACACGGCGTGGGCACGCATCGTCCCCTCCAGCGTGAAGCCCACCTTGCGCGCCAGCCCCTGCGACGCCTGGTTCTCCGACAGCGTCGTCAGCCACAGCCGCTGGAGGAACGGCAGCGAGAAGAGCTGGTCCAACATCAGGCCCACCGCGCGAGAGCCCAGCCCGCGCCCGTGGTGCGCCTCGTCCATCATGTAGCCCAGCTGCGCCCGCCCCTGCTCCCGCGACA from Myxococcus stipitatus carries:
- a CDS encoding GNAT family protein, which produces MSPSDLHLVPARPEHVDYWRALRAQASARRYVDTDDDTQETLLKRILEAGALTDPRAKGFRWFARYEGQWVGTVSARDVSREQGRAQLGYMMDEAHHGRGLGSRAVGLMLDQLFSLPFLQRLWLTTLSENQASQGLARKVGFTLEGTMRAHAVLRGERKDQQFWGLLRSEWTGRQRG